Proteins found in one Chlamydia pneumoniae TW-183 genomic segment:
- a CDS encoding phospho-sugar mutase encodes MKEVEQRIRSLYDAVTAENICRWLSNDCTQQDAKTILGWLDTDPAQLEDLFGATLTFGTGGLRSLMGIGTNRINLFTIRRTTQGLVQVLRAHLPHPGDPMRVVVGCDTRHNSIEFAQETAKVLAGNGCEVFLFQYPEPLALVSFTVRYERAIGGVMITASHNPPNYNGYKVYMASGGQVLPPLDQEIVAACSAVNEILSVPSIDHPNIHLIGKEYEALYRDTLKQLQLYPEANRISGRSLSISYSPLHGTGISLVPHVLKDWGFLSVHLVEKQAIGDGDFPTVQLPNPEDPEALTLGIEQMLANDDDLFIATDPDADRVGVVCLEDGQPYRFNGNQMASLLADHILGAWSKTRHLGEHDKLVKSLVTTEMLSAIAKHYHVDLINVGTGFKYIGEKIESWRNSTNKFVFGAEESYGCLYGTHVEDKDAIIASALIAEAALQQKLQGKTLCDALLSLYETYGYFANKTESVVFSAKTDEQEIRKKLSHLEEISSANFFSGKYQVEKFENYKQGIGFNLLSKDSYALTLPKTSMLCYYFSGGGRVIIRPSGTEPKIKFYFEMSTHYPERVTDKEIQKQREAESFQHLDDFIFDFKEKFSNL; translated from the coding sequence ATGAAAGAAGTAGAACAACGTATCCGGTCATTATACGATGCAGTAACAGCTGAAAATATTTGTAGATGGTTGTCCAATGATTGTACCCAACAAGATGCAAAGACTATCCTAGGATGGTTAGATACAGATCCTGCACAGCTTGAAGATCTATTCGGAGCGACTCTTACCTTTGGTACCGGAGGACTCCGTAGTCTTATGGGTATCGGAACAAATAGGATCAACCTGTTTACTATACGTCGAACGACGCAAGGGCTGGTTCAGGTGCTCCGCGCTCATCTTCCCCATCCCGGAGATCCTATGCGTGTAGTTGTCGGTTGTGATACCCGCCATAACTCTATAGAATTTGCTCAAGAAACTGCAAAAGTCCTCGCAGGTAATGGCTGCGAAGTTTTCTTGTTTCAGTATCCCGAACCTTTGGCTTTAGTCTCCTTTACGGTGAGATACGAAAGGGCCATCGGCGGAGTGATGATCACCGCCTCTCATAATCCTCCCAATTACAATGGGTATAAAGTTTATATGGCTTCGGGAGGCCAAGTTCTCCCTCCCTTAGATCAAGAGATTGTTGCCGCCTGTAGTGCAGTGAACGAAATTTTATCAGTGCCCTCGATAGATCATCCCAATATTCACCTCATTGGAAAAGAATACGAAGCCCTTTACAGAGACACTTTGAAGCAACTGCAACTCTATCCCGAAGCAAACCGGATTTCAGGAAGGTCTTTATCTATTTCCTATTCGCCATTGCATGGAACAGGAATTTCTCTCGTTCCTCATGTTCTCAAAGACTGGGGATTTTTATCCGTACATCTTGTGGAAAAACAGGCCATAGGTGACGGCGATTTCCCAACCGTGCAGCTGCCAAATCCTGAGGATCCAGAGGCTCTGACTCTGGGCATTGAGCAAATGCTCGCTAATGACGATGATCTTTTTATAGCTACCGACCCAGATGCCGATCGCGTGGGCGTGGTTTGTCTAGAAGACGGCCAACCCTACCGATTTAACGGAAATCAAATGGCGAGCCTTTTAGCAGACCACATCTTAGGAGCTTGGAGCAAAACAAGACACTTAGGAGAACATGATAAATTGGTCAAGAGCTTGGTGACTACAGAAATGCTCTCTGCTATCGCAAAGCACTATCATGTGGATCTTATTAATGTCGGAACAGGATTTAAATACATCGGAGAGAAAATTGAATCCTGGCGCAATTCCACAAACAAATTCGTATTTGGAGCCGAGGAATCTTACGGTTGTCTCTACGGCACTCACGTAGAAGATAAAGACGCTATTATTGCGTCAGCGTTGATTGCAGAAGCCGCACTACAACAAAAATTACAAGGAAAAACTCTATGCGACGCACTCCTTTCTCTTTACGAAACATACGGATACTTTGCTAACAAAACGGAGTCTGTGGTTTTTTCCGCAAAAACTGACGAACAAGAAATAAGAAAAAAACTTTCACACCTTGAGGAAATCAGTTCTGCGAATTTTTTCTCAGGGAAATACCAAGTAGAGAAATTTGAAAACTATAAGCAAGGGATAGGTTTCAATCTTCTATCGAAGGATTCCTACGCCCTCACCCTGCCTAAAACATCTATGCTCTGTTATTATTTTAGTGGGGGAGGTCGGGTAATCATACGACCCTCAGGAACAGAACCTAAAATCAAGTTCTACTTCGAAATGTCAACTCATTATCCAGAGCGCGTTACCGATAAAGAAATACAAAAACAACGTGAAGCAGAGAGTTTTCAACATTTAGACGATTTTATTTTTGATTTTAAAGAGAAATTTTCCAATTTGTGA
- the rnc gene encoding ribonuclease III, with product MHPPIDITAIEAKLNFTFTQPKLLEIALTHPSYKNESAVQIEDSERLEFLGDAVLGLIVTEHLFLLFPSMDEGTLSTARASLVNAKACCRYTTVLGIGDYLLIGKGEKIQSERGRLSAYANLFESILGAVYLDGGLSPARKLTVPLLPPREEILPLMSGNPKNLLQQFTQKQFRVLPVYQSTAVTDAQGNVSYQIQVLVNQEVWGEGNASSKKEAEKIAAQQALDTYGNKNQNTMDV from the coding sequence ATGCATCCCCCTATAGACATCACGGCTATTGAAGCTAAGTTAAATTTTACATTTACACAACCTAAGCTCTTAGAAATAGCGCTGACTCACCCCTCATATAAAAACGAGTCGGCGGTGCAAATTGAAGATAGTGAGCGTTTAGAATTTTTAGGAGATGCTGTCCTTGGTCTCATTGTTACTGAGCATCTTTTTCTTCTCTTTCCTTCGATGGATGAGGGAACTCTATCCACGGCACGGGCTTCTTTAGTGAATGCAAAAGCGTGCTGTCGTTATACAACCGTGCTAGGGATTGGGGATTATCTTCTTATAGGAAAAGGGGAAAAAATCCAGAGTGAGCGAGGACGTCTTTCTGCCTATGCCAATCTATTTGAATCTATTTTAGGTGCTGTGTATTTGGATGGGGGTCTTTCTCCAGCTAGGAAACTTACGGTTCCCCTCCTTCCTCCTAGAGAAGAAATTCTTCCTTTAATGTCTGGCAATCCTAAGAACCTTCTTCAGCAGTTCACACAAAAGCAGTTTCGCGTTCTTCCGGTATATCAATCCACGGCAGTTACGGATGCTCAAGGAAATGTCAGTTACCAGATCCAGGTTCTTGTGAATCAAGAGGTTTGGGGAGAGGGAAATGCGTCATCCAAAAAGGAAGCAGAAAAAATTGCAGCACAACAGGCACTAGATACGTATGGCAACAAAAACCAAAACACAATGGACGTGTAA
- the radA gene encoding DNA repair protein RadA, translating into MATKTKTQWTCNQCGATAPKWLGQCPGCHNWNSLVEEYVPQARSGTSSRSSTSAIALSSIELENESRIFIDHAGWDRILGGGVVRGSLTLLGGDPGIGKSTLLLQTAERLASQKYKVLYVCGEESVTQTSLRAKRLNISSPLIYLFPETNLDNIKQQIATLEPDILIIDSIQIIFNPTLNSAPGSVAQVREVTYELMQIAKSAQITTFIIGHVTKSGEIAGPRVLEHLVDTVLYFEGNSHANYRMIRSVKNRFGPTNELLILSMHADGLKEVSNPSGLFLQEKTGPTTGSMIIPIIEGSGALLIELQALVSSSPFANPVRKTAGFDPNRFSLLLAVLEKRAQVKLFTMDVFLSITGGLKIIEPAADLGALLAVASSLYNRLLPNNSIVIGEVGLGGEIRHVAHLERRIKEGKLMGFEGAILPEGQISSLPKEIRENFRLQGVKTIKDAIRLLL; encoded by the coding sequence ATGGCAACAAAAACCAAAACACAATGGACGTGTAATCAATGTGGAGCTACTGCTCCTAAATGGTTAGGGCAATGTCCAGGCTGCCACAACTGGAACTCTTTGGTTGAAGAATATGTCCCCCAGGCTCGATCTGGGACTTCGTCGCGATCTTCTACGAGTGCGATTGCATTAAGCTCTATCGAATTAGAGAATGAATCTCGGATATTTATTGATCATGCGGGGTGGGATCGCATCCTTGGAGGAGGGGTTGTTCGTGGAAGCCTCACTCTTCTTGGTGGGGATCCCGGCATTGGAAAGTCGACACTCCTTCTTCAAACTGCGGAGAGATTGGCATCGCAAAAGTATAAAGTTCTTTATGTTTGTGGTGAAGAATCTGTAACGCAGACGTCTTTGAGAGCGAAGCGTCTCAATATCTCATCACCTTTGATTTATTTATTTCCTGAAACAAACTTGGACAATATCAAGCAGCAAATAGCGACTTTGGAACCTGATATTTTAATTATTGATTCCATTCAGATTATATTTAACCCCACGCTAAACTCTGCACCAGGATCGGTAGCTCAGGTCCGAGAAGTTACTTATGAACTAATGCAGATTGCTAAAAGTGCGCAGATCACGACATTTATTATCGGCCACGTGACAAAATCTGGAGAGATCGCAGGTCCTAGGGTATTGGAACATCTTGTAGATACTGTACTTTACTTTGAGGGGAATTCCCATGCGAATTACCGTATGATTCGCTCTGTGAAAAATCGCTTTGGCCCTACAAATGAACTATTGATTCTCTCGATGCATGCAGATGGTCTCAAAGAGGTTAGCAACCCTTCAGGACTTTTCCTTCAGGAAAAGACGGGGCCAACGACAGGGTCTATGATCATTCCTATTATAGAAGGCTCTGGGGCTCTTCTTATCGAGCTGCAGGCTTTGGTCTCTTCGTCTCCCTTTGCTAATCCAGTAAGGAAGACTGCGGGATTCGATCCGAATCGCTTTTCTTTACTTTTAGCTGTATTAGAAAAAAGGGCTCAAGTCAAACTATTTACCATGGATGTCTTCCTATCCATTACGGGGGGTTTAAAGATTATAGAGCCTGCTGCGGACTTGGGGGCTCTACTTGCCGTTGCTTCCTCGCTATACAACCGCCTGTTACCTAACAATTCCATTGTAATTGGAGAGGTAGGTCTTGGAGGAGAAATCCGTCATGTGGCTCATTTAGAGAGACGCATTAAAGAGGGAAAACTCATGGGATTTGAAGGTGCAATTCTTCCTGAGGGTCAAATTTCATCTCTTCCCAAGGAAATTCGAGAAAACTTTCGTTTACAAGGAGTGAAAACAATAAAAGATGCTATCCGTCTGTTACTCTGA
- a CDS encoding DUF1978 domain-containing protein, whose translation MLLLISGALFLTLGVPGLAAGLSFGLGIGLSALGGVLVVSGLLFFLIRRGVSKVRPEEIPVTPSHEAQKILCQLPQELDQLDTSIQEVVSCLGKLKDLKYEDQGLLTEVQEKLRVFDFVRKDMVTEFLELQQVVAQEGQFLDYLINQVQSISHKLFVPDVNIGAHLAELCGYLPSGDVRVERLKRSARQVVDRFMRVTCDTRKVAMAFDENACGVAKNAFDKAFGALEECVYKSLTESYREAFYEYEKAKILRNEDVEWLQDKNKSARAEQRFREVKDRWEDLKETVFWVKENGCIDLEVLTAVGGWPDRGPEHLIPEKRRNKVMSHKLWEATMRMKGAEGTYSVARVAFEKDGSRKNQKKFQEKTKEWLRCLKDLHDQECHRARERLAELEALYPEVSVSVVETERETKFKLETAYGNLEERYQSVVRDQEDYWKEEENKEAEFREKGTKVRSPEEVVEYLQILENLLEDCSKQLTIAEVVVLGVELEATAEFEYTILSGAANRLKVLCEDIEDILPRVEEIEIMLRIAELPFLPIKQAFTKAFLQYNSCKDKLAKVEPYCQESVDYRRNKERFQSLNQDLQNVYQECQKATGLESEVSAYRDHLREQITEFETQGLDVIKEELLFVSSTLKSKLSYDPLIADIPCMKFYEEYYDGIDKARVQSRWLEKSERYRKAKKGFQEMLKEGLFKEDQALKKAEYRLLREKRMNKEKLLICNKIEAAQQRVQEFGPSDS comes from the coding sequence GTGCTTTTACTGATTTCAGGAGCTCTCTTTCTAACGTTGGGAGTTCCAGGACTTGCTGCAGGGCTCTCTTTTGGATTAGGCATCGGTCTCTCCGCATTAGGAGGCGTACTGGTTGTTTCAGGACTTCTATTCTTTCTCATAAGACGAGGGGTTTCGAAAGTTCGTCCAGAAGAGATTCCTGTGACTCCTTCCCATGAAGCCCAGAAGATTTTATGTCAGCTACCTCAGGAACTGGATCAGTTAGATACGTCTATTCAGGAAGTAGTCTCATGTTTAGGGAAACTGAAAGATCTTAAGTACGAAGATCAAGGGCTTTTAACAGAGGTACAGGAGAAACTTCGAGTTTTTGACTTTGTCAGGAAAGACATGGTGACAGAGTTTTTAGAGCTACAGCAGGTTGTGGCTCAAGAAGGACAATTTCTAGATTACCTAATCAATCAGGTGCAAAGCATATCACACAAACTTTTTGTACCTGATGTAAATATTGGAGCTCATTTAGCGGAGTTGTGTGGGTATTTACCTTCTGGTGATGTTCGAGTGGAGCGTTTAAAGAGATCTGCTCGTCAGGTTGTAGATCGCTTTATGAGGGTGACTTGTGACACGCGGAAGGTGGCAATGGCTTTTGACGAGAATGCCTGTGGAGTGGCAAAAAATGCCTTTGATAAGGCTTTTGGGGCATTAGAAGAGTGTGTGTATAAGAGTCTGACAGAGAGTTATAGAGAGGCATTTTATGAATATGAGAAGGCGAAGATCCTTAGGAATGAAGATGTAGAATGGCTGCAGGATAAGAATAAGAGCGCACGTGCTGAGCAGAGATTTAGGGAAGTCAAGGATCGTTGGGAGGACTTAAAGGAAACGGTCTTTTGGGTAAAAGAAAACGGTTGTATTGACCTAGAAGTGCTCACTGCAGTGGGTGGGTGGCCGGATCGTGGTCCAGAGCATCTTATTCCTGAAAAAAGAAGGAATAAGGTAATGAGCCATAAATTATGGGAGGCGACTATGCGAATGAAGGGAGCAGAAGGAACGTATAGTGTAGCAAGAGTCGCCTTTGAAAAGGATGGATCTAGAAAGAATCAGAAGAAATTCCAAGAAAAGACAAAAGAGTGGTTGCGATGTTTAAAGGATTTGCATGATCAGGAGTGTCATCGTGCACGGGAGAGATTGGCAGAACTTGAAGCTTTGTATCCTGAGGTTTCAGTCTCTGTAGTAGAGACGGAGAGAGAGACAAAATTTAAATTAGAGACTGCTTATGGGAATCTCGAAGAGCGCTATCAGAGCGTTGTGCGAGATCAGGAGGACTACTGGAAAGAAGAAGAAAACAAGGAAGCAGAGTTTAGGGAAAAAGGAACAAAGGTTCGCTCTCCAGAGGAGGTGGTAGAGTATCTTCAGATCTTAGAAAATCTGTTGGAAGACTGTTCTAAGCAATTAACTATAGCGGAAGTGGTTGTCTTAGGTGTAGAGCTGGAAGCTACAGCAGAGTTCGAGTATACCATACTCTCTGGTGCAGCGAATCGTCTTAAGGTTTTATGTGAAGATATTGAGGACATCCTGCCTCGAGTCGAAGAAATAGAAATCATGCTACGTATAGCAGAGCTTCCATTCCTTCCTATAAAGCAAGCATTTACTAAGGCCTTTTTACAATATAACAGCTGTAAAGATAAGTTAGCAAAGGTGGAGCCCTACTGTCAGGAGAGCGTGGACTATAGAAGAAACAAAGAGCGGTTTCAGAGTTTGAATCAGGATTTACAAAATGTATACCAAGAGTGCCAGAAGGCTACAGGTTTAGAATCGGAAGTGAGTGCATATAGAGATCATCTTAGAGAGCAGATCACAGAGTTTGAAACTCAAGGGCTGGACGTGATAAAAGAAGAACTTCTTTTTGTGAGTAGTACTCTCAAAAGTAAATTGAGCTATGATCCATTAATAGCAGACATTCCCTGTATGAAGTTTTATGAGGAGTATTATGATGGCATTGATAAAGCGAGAGTTCAATCCCGATGGCTGGAGAAGTCTGAGAGGTATAGAAAGGCGAAGAAGGGATTCCAAGAGATGCTGAAGGAAGGCCTATTCAAAGAAGATCAGGCTTTGAAAAAAGCAGAGTATAGATTACTTCGAGAGAAGAGAATGAATAAGGAGAAGCTTTTGATTTGCAATAAGATAGAAGCAGCTCAGCAGCGAGTCCAAGAATTTGGACCCTCGGATTCATAA
- a CDS encoding HD family phosphohydrolase, whose protein sequence is MKELRHESYNRALHKLSHQWVRYFLYTFVSCSFIVAIFTFAWLKVLYVPEYKAGEISRISLTAPMDFSLSWSAHKFYKRTAHISEAFGKVYHLTLSPGSLLSKEGNADENTDYWFKKAADFLLSTNFVDSSTQKCLKDLCIYPPLLGKEKKTLEININSNKGNVIAQCFCHLKIFLIQENCPQPCFDAIMDILKIANFEVAVDKEMSGCVKGELLGKRCIEKITKGTPILEKYQRIDDRDAKILKQLRAQLLSVHTLFSCRSLWGAIFVVLLILLWGYGALKALCPEMLKSPQRFMLYIAILTLSLLWCRGTEIFCAYWVSYLSYPPILPFTAVLLGYFLGLPIAGFSCTFLALLYTLGSDLWNNSWFLSINLLCSWRILVSLHRVSRLSSVFWACMKLGGVAMGSLLMFRIFTNTISREALYADGIESFVYSLITAISVVALIPVFEASFGASTNFSLLTYLSPENALLKRLFKEAPGTYQHSVLVGSLAEAAAQAIGADSLYCLVAAHYHDIGKLINPGFFSENQKILQQSGHSLSPLECAKMIMRHIPEGVNLARQAGLPESFIQVIEEHHGTSVIRSAYYSHMVENPSTGSFDEELFRYSGNKPSSKETTIIMIADSFEAASRSLKNASLPDLQRLIDQIIQGKLQDGQFSCSPVTLDELALISKSMVQTLYGALHSRMKYPEISYQISMDSCPKPSIGGT, encoded by the coding sequence ATGAAAGAACTTAGACATGAATCCTATAACCGTGCATTACATAAGCTAAGCCATCAATGGGTTCGCTACTTTCTCTATACTTTCGTATCGTGTTCCTTCATAGTCGCCATATTTACTTTTGCATGGTTAAAGGTCCTCTATGTTCCCGAATATAAGGCTGGTGAGATCTCACGTATTTCTCTGACAGCTCCTATGGATTTTTCTTTAAGTTGGAGCGCTCATAAATTTTATAAACGTACTGCCCACATTTCAGAAGCCTTTGGGAAGGTCTATCATCTTACACTCTCTCCCGGTAGTCTCCTCAGCAAAGAGGGGAACGCCGATGAAAACACTGACTATTGGTTTAAAAAAGCAGCTGATTTTTTGTTGTCTACCAACTTTGTCGATAGTTCAACTCAAAAATGTCTTAAGGACTTGTGTATATATCCTCCTTTATTGGGGAAAGAAAAGAAAACCTTAGAAATCAATATCAACTCGAATAAAGGGAATGTTATTGCTCAGTGCTTCTGCCACTTAAAAATTTTTCTTATACAAGAAAATTGTCCCCAGCCCTGTTTTGATGCAATCATGGATATTTTGAAGATCGCCAACTTCGAAGTGGCCGTGGATAAGGAAATGTCAGGTTGTGTGAAAGGAGAGCTTCTCGGAAAACGTTGCATTGAGAAAATTACCAAGGGCACACCTATATTAGAAAAGTATCAGAGAATCGATGATCGGGATGCTAAAATTCTAAAGCAGCTTCGAGCGCAACTCCTTTCAGTGCATACCTTATTTTCCTGTAGATCCTTATGGGGGGCTATTTTTGTAGTTTTACTCATACTTCTATGGGGCTACGGTGCTTTGAAAGCCCTGTGTCCTGAGATGTTGAAATCTCCCCAGCGCTTTATGCTCTATATTGCGATTCTAACTCTTTCGTTGCTGTGGTGCAGAGGGACAGAAATCTTTTGCGCCTATTGGGTTTCCTATCTATCTTACCCACCGATTTTACCATTTACAGCTGTACTCCTGGGATATTTTCTAGGTCTTCCCATAGCAGGATTTTCCTGTACGTTTCTTGCCCTTCTCTACACCTTGGGATCCGATCTTTGGAATAATAGTTGGTTTCTATCTATAAACCTACTTTGTTCTTGGAGAATCTTAGTGAGCTTACATCGCGTCAGTCGCCTTTCTTCGGTGTTTTGGGCGTGTATGAAACTTGGAGGCGTAGCTATGGGAAGCCTGCTCATGTTTCGGATATTTACAAATACAATATCAAGAGAAGCCCTATATGCTGATGGGATCGAAAGCTTCGTTTATAGTCTGATCACCGCAATCAGCGTTGTTGCTTTGATCCCTGTCTTCGAGGCTTCTTTCGGAGCTTCTACAAACTTTTCGCTCCTCACCTATTTATCTCCCGAAAACGCATTGCTGAAGCGTCTTTTCAAAGAAGCTCCAGGTACCTACCAGCATTCCGTATTAGTTGGAAGCTTAGCAGAAGCTGCAGCTCAAGCTATAGGTGCAGATAGCCTCTATTGCTTGGTTGCAGCTCATTACCATGATATCGGGAAACTGATTAATCCAGGATTTTTCAGTGAAAATCAAAAAATCTTACAACAATCTGGTCATTCGCTATCCCCATTAGAGTGCGCTAAGATGATTATGCGCCATATTCCTGAAGGGGTGAATCTTGCTAGGCAGGCAGGGCTTCCTGAGTCTTTTATCCAGGTGATAGAAGAGCATCACGGAACCTCTGTGATCCGCTCAGCATACTACAGCCATATGGTAGAGAACCCTTCTACAGGGAGCTTTGATGAGGAATTATTCCGATATTCTGGAAATAAACCCTCCTCTAAAGAAACTACAATCATTATGATCGCGGATTCTTTTGAAGCAGCCTCGCGATCTCTAAAAAATGCCAGTCTTCCAGATCTCCAAAGACTCATCGATCAGATTATCCAAGGGAAGTTACAAGACGGTCAGTTTTCTTGTTCTCCAGTTACGTTAGATGAACTCGCTTTGATTAGCAAGAGCATGGTGCAAACCCTCTACGGAGCTCTACATTCTCGGATGAAATACCCTGAAATATCGTATCAAATTTCTATGGATTCCTGCCCCAAACCCTCTATAGGAGGAACTTAG
- a CDS encoding DUF5070 domain-containing protein, which yields MRSALHLQHLRHFHNHGSILFENLLTIKDCFLLETKLQNFIAKASKTIDTVRWRENIFRSMPEIYTVVRKRRLDFFAAELVHRPKLSLVRDLWVFPGEEILEGEEDCMLFLLLSGDRAGSGIFFTGPYPSDLYELEKGTTGLLLAFSSVGIPVI from the coding sequence ATGAGGTCTGCTCTACACCTCCAACACTTGCGCCATTTCCATAACCACGGCTCTATTTTATTTGAAAATCTTCTGACTATAAAAGATTGTTTTTTATTAGAAACAAAATTACAAAATTTTATTGCCAAAGCATCAAAAACTATAGACACTGTGCGGTGGAGAGAGAATATATTTCGCTCAATGCCAGAGATTTATACAGTCGTTCGTAAACGGCGTTTGGATTTCTTTGCAGCGGAATTGGTGCACCGCCCCAAGCTTTCCCTCGTTCGAGATCTCTGGGTCTTCCCAGGAGAAGAGATCCTTGAAGGAGAAGAAGATTGCATGCTTTTCCTTTTACTTTCAGGAGATCGTGCAGGAAGCGGTATATTCTTTACAGGACCCTATCCTTCAGATCTTTATGAATTGGAGAAGGGAACTACGGGGTTGCTTTTAGCTTTCTCTTCTGTAGGGATTCCAGTAATTTAA
- a CDS encoding superoxide dismutase, with the protein MSFVPYSLPELPYDYDALEPVISSEIMILHHQKHHQIYINNLNAALKRLDAAETQQNLNELIALEPALRFNGGGHINHSLFWETLAPIDQGGGQPPKHELLSLIERFWGTMDNFLKKLIEVAAGVQGSGWAWLGFCPAKQELVLQATANQDPLEPLTGKLPLLGVDVWEHAYYLQYKNVRMDYLKAFPQIINWGHIENRFSEIISSK; encoded by the coding sequence ATGAGTTTTGTTCCTTATTCTTTACCAGAGTTACCCTATGATTATGACGCTTTGGAGCCTGTAATTTCTTCTGAAATTATGATTTTACACCACCAAAAGCATCATCAGATCTACATTAATAATCTTAACGCGGCTTTGAAGAGATTAGATGCTGCAGAAACACAACAAAACCTTAATGAACTCATTGCTTTAGAACCCGCTCTCCGCTTTAACGGGGGAGGACACATCAACCACTCTCTATTCTGGGAAACTCTTGCTCCTATCGATCAAGGGGGAGGACAGCCTCCAAAACATGAGCTCCTTTCTCTTATTGAAAGATTTTGGGGTACGATGGACAACTTTTTAAAAAAATTAATCGAAGTTGCTGCAGGAGTTCAAGGCTCCGGTTGGGCCTGGCTAGGATTTTGTCCCGCAAAACAAGAACTTGTCTTACAAGCAACAGCAAATCAGGATCCTCTAGAGCCTCTCACAGGGAAACTCCCTCTGCTTGGCGTGGATGTTTGGGAGCACGCCTATTACCTGCAATATAAAAATGTTCGTATGGATTATTTAAAAGCCTTTCCTCAAATAATTAATTGGGGACATATAGAAAATAGATTTTCTGAAATAATATCATCTAAATAA
- a CDS encoding hydroxymethylbilane synthase: MLSVCYSDPCLSDFCQGKRPLRIASRNSNLAKAQVHECISLLRSWYPKLWFQLSTTETTGDREKKIPLHLVENSYFFTDGVDALVHKGVCDLAIHSAKDLPETPSLPVVAITRCLHPADLLVYADHYVHEPLPLSPRLGSSSLRRSAVLKQLFPQGQILDIRGTIEERLDQLHRGHYDAIVLAKAASLRLHLHHAYSIELPPPYHALQGSLAITAKDHAGKWKQLFTPIHCHSS, translated from the coding sequence ATGCTATCCGTCTGTTACTCTGACCCCTGTTTAAGTGATTTCTGTCAGGGCAAGCGCCCCCTTCGTATTGCTTCTAGAAATTCAAATTTAGCGAAAGCTCAAGTACATGAGTGTATTTCTTTGCTGCGCTCGTGGTATCCCAAACTTTGGTTCCAGTTAAGCACTACAGAGACTACTGGGGATCGTGAGAAGAAAATCCCCTTACATCTTGTAGAAAACTCTTATTTTTTCACTGATGGCGTCGATGCCTTAGTCCATAAAGGAGTCTGCGATCTGGCGATACACTCTGCTAAGGATCTTCCTGAGACTCCCTCTCTTCCTGTAGTTGCCATAACACGATGTCTACATCCTGCAGACCTGTTAGTGTATGCTGACCACTATGTTCATGAGCCCCTACCCTTGAGTCCCCGGCTAGGGAGTTCTTCTCTACGTCGAAGTGCAGTACTAAAACAACTGTTTCCTCAAGGACAGATCTTGGATATTCGAGGCACTATTGAAGAGAGGCTGGATCAGCTCCACCGTGGTCATTATGATGCTATTGTTCTTGCGAAAGCTGCGAGTTTAAGACTTCACCTGCATCATGCTTATAGTATAGAACTTCCTCCTCCATACCATGCCCTACAAGGATCCTTAGCAATTACAGCCAAGGATCACGCAGGTAAATGGAAACAGTTATTTACCCCTATACACTGCCACTCCTCATAA